In Bacillus cytotoxicus NVH 391-98, the following are encoded in one genomic region:
- the essA gene encoding type VII secretion protein EssA, with protein sequence MMKCIKQVKFSLVLFLFLSAALPIRSAADSYLNDNGKLEFKVDRVQQTNQERNEKGQQETELDKSGIELFNSEVEKQMKDKQMNEQKEMKELANSLFLNPKKIDNVKETEKQLFSKEYYVTSNGNEMDQSQTNTDSAISPVLIGLIMASIIFICVVTGIIIRKIWM encoded by the coding sequence ATGATGAAGTGCATAAAGCAAGTTAAATTCTCATTGGTCCTTTTTCTTTTCTTGTCTGCTGCGCTACCGATAAGGAGCGCAGCAGACAGTTACCTAAATGATAATGGTAAACTTGAATTTAAAGTAGATCGAGTACAACAGACTAATCAAGAAAGAAACGAAAAAGGGCAGCAGGAAACAGAGCTTGATAAATCAGGGATTGAATTGTTCAATTCAGAAGTTGAAAAACAAATGAAAGACAAACAAATGAATGAACAGAAAGAAATGAAAGAGTTAGCCAACTCTTTATTTTTAAATCCAAAGAAAATTGATAATGTGAAGGAAACGGAGAAACAGTTGTTTTCAAAAGAATACTATGTAACATCGAATGGGAATGAAATGGACCAAAGTCAAACTAATACTGATAGCGCTATTAGCCCCGTCTTAATTGGATTAATCATGGCTAGTATTATATTTATTTGCGTTGTAACAGGGATTATTATTCGGAAAATATGGATGTAA
- a CDS encoding EsaB/YukD family protein yields the protein MAVQTHINVTVDFRKWNESTYDLRIPIHQTVKYLLKNLVETLRIEAYDTSNYVIKVVNKSMLLTDDDRLVDHKVTDGDILKVL from the coding sequence ATGGCTGTACAAACTCATATTAACGTCACTGTTGATTTTCGTAAATGGAATGAAAGTACATATGATTTACGAATTCCGATTCATCAAACAGTGAAATACTTGCTTAAAAATTTAGTTGAAACATTGAGAATTGAAGCATATGACACATCGAACTATGTTATTAAAGTGGTAAATAAGTCCATGCTATTAACGGATGATGATAGATTAGTAGATCACAAAGTAACAGATGGAGATATACTAAAGGTTTTATAA
- the essB gene encoding type VII secretion protein EssB, with product MTEKAIQIDSMEYRFEIEENIWKLELAKSQTQVKDNRQLELLMDTSSGFLPVTIEEQDDAFTFIYKVDKKFLKWGDLQKMGRNDKLRLIRNVSSFYKYLHRRITFFLHPENIVFDANLMPFIIHRGIRDTLPPKPLTEAQFLRQFKCFIVALFSNKHSYDDLYKGLLDSAKDTSFEQNVVNIHNFDELMELIENSFEKEQIKAEQTMQLVSKKHFTLFKYLTFSFAAATVILFIPVVYYMFMKIPYQNTLLEANKNFLATDYDKVISNLSKEDFETLPFASKYELAYSYIKVEKLSDSQKEAIMKNVTLKSDEKYLLYWMYNGKGDFDKSLDLAKSIDDPQLIMYGLIKQIEAVKHNPDLSGKERDEKLKTFEQQLNEYEKKYKKPSTEKETTNEEKAK from the coding sequence ATGACGGAAAAAGCAATTCAGATTGATTCAATGGAATATCGATTTGAAATAGAAGAGAATATTTGGAAATTAGAACTCGCTAAATCGCAAACACAAGTAAAAGACAACCGTCAATTAGAATTATTAATGGACACATCATCTGGTTTTCTACCGGTAACGATAGAAGAACAAGATGATGCTTTTACTTTTATATATAAAGTTGACAAGAAATTTTTAAAATGGGGAGATTTACAAAAAATGGGGAGGAATGACAAGCTTCGTTTAATTCGAAATGTGTCTTCTTTTTATAAGTATTTACATAGAAGAATTACGTTCTTCCTACATCCTGAGAATATTGTTTTCGATGCAAATTTAATGCCTTTCATTATCCATAGAGGCATCCGAGATACCCTTCCGCCGAAACCGCTTACAGAAGCGCAATTTTTACGTCAGTTTAAATGTTTCATCGTTGCTCTTTTTTCTAATAAGCATAGTTATGATGATTTATATAAGGGTTTATTAGACAGTGCGAAAGACACATCGTTTGAACAAAACGTTGTAAATATACATAACTTTGATGAGTTAATGGAGTTAATCGAAAATAGTTTTGAAAAAGAGCAAATTAAAGCAGAACAAACAATGCAGCTTGTTTCGAAAAAGCACTTTACGTTATTTAAATACTTAACATTCTCATTTGCAGCAGCAACGGTCATCTTATTCATACCAGTTGTTTATTATATGTTTATGAAAATACCTTATCAAAATACATTATTAGAGGCAAATAAGAACTTTTTAGCAACAGACTATGATAAGGTAATTAGCAATTTGAGCAAGGAAGACTTTGAAACATTACCATTTGCTTCTAAATATGAATTAGCATACTCGTATATTAAAGTTGAAAAGTTATCAGATAGTCAAAAAGAGGCTATTATGAAAAATGTTACTTTAAAAAGTGATGAGAAATATTTATTGTACTGGATGTATAACGGAAAAGGAGACTTCGATAAATCGTTAGATTTAGCAAAAAGTATTGATGATCCGCAATTGATTATGTATGGGCTTATTAAGCAAATTGAAGCTGTAAAACATAATCCGGATTTATCTGGTAAAGAACGTGATGAGAAATTAAAAACATTTGAACAACAATTAAATGAGTATGAGAAGAAGTATAAAAAACCATCAACTGAAAAAGAAACAACAAATGAAGAAAAGGCTAAATAA